GTCGCGCCCGGGCTCGCCGAGCGGGGTGGCGGCGCTCGCGTCGAACCGCACGGACGCCGCACGGGTCAGGTCGGCGGCGACGTAGCCGGTGCGCTCGACCGCCTCGGGGGACACCAGGAACAGCCCGGTGCCGCCGTCGGGCAGCGCCGCGGTCACGACCAGGAGGTCCGCCCGCGCGCCGCCGACGACCGGGTCGGCGACGCCGGTGAGCGTCCACGCGTCGCCCTCGACGGTGGCCCGCACGCCGTCGTTGGCCGACGACCACCGCGCGCCCGGCGCGGTGTCGGCCGCGGCGAGCACCAGGTCGCCCGCGCTGAGCCGACCGAGCACGTCGGCCTTCTGCTCCGCCGTGCCGCACGCGGCGACGAGGCCGCCGGCGTGCACGACCGAGGCGAGGTAGGGCTCGGGGGCGAGCACGCGGCCGAGCTCCTGGCACACGATGCCGATCTCGACCGGCCCGGCGCCGACGCCGCCGTCGGCCTCGCTGAAGGGCAGCCCCAGCACGCCCATCTCGGCCAGCCGGCCCCACAGCTTCTCGTCGAAGCCGGGATCCTCGGCCACCGTGCGGCGCCGCGCGTCGTGGTCGGCGTACGTCGTGGCGAGCAGGCCGCGGACGGCCTCGCGCAGGGCCTGCTGCTCGTCGTCAGGGGTGAAGTCCATGACCAGTCCTCTCCGGGCCCTCAGAGGCCCAGGATCGTGCGGCTGATGATCTGGCGCTGCACCTCGTTGGAGCCGCCGTAGATCGAGGCCTTGCGGAGGTTGAGGTAGGTCGGCGCGGAGCGGCGCGCCCAGCCCTCCTGCGGCGAGTCGTCGTCGGCGCGTGCCGCGAGCGAGGCCGGTCCAGCGAGGTCGAGCGCGAGCTCGCTCACCGCCTGCTGCAGCTCGGAGCCGCGCAGC
Above is a genomic segment from Nocardioides okcheonensis containing:
- a CDS encoding acyl-CoA dehydrogenase family protein, which produces MDFTPDDEQQALREAVRGLLATTYADHDARRRTVAEDPGFDEKLWGRLAEMGVLGLPFSEADGGVGAGPVEIGIVCQELGRVLAPEPYLASVVHAGGLVAACGTAEQKADVLGRLSAGDLVLAAADTAPGARWSSANDGVRATVEGDAWTLTGVADPVVGGARADLLVVTAALPDGGTGLFLVSPEAVERTGYVAADLTRAASVRFDASAATPLGEPGRDLSASIATISDLTRIMGANQALGVMQSQVRATTDYLKSRTQFGVTLNTFQALTFRAADMYVSLEMAQSMVDWATMTIAGGDPAVVADAADRVGLTIARTGRHVGQEAIQLHGGIAMTAEYAVGVGAAHVEVLGQWLGNGAHHLSRLADRVGEHEMVDAV